gatgaggaagacgcAGCAGCAGTGGCAGAACCGAGGTATTTGAGGACATTGGTGGTTTTGAAAACTTCGTTGGCGATGAATACAGCGTCAGATCCGTGAGCAGAGTAGTAGTCCTAGCAGAAGCACATGAGCTTGCGTACGGCTATGCATACAGGAAAGACTTACCCCTCGATCGAAGAGTCGGACCATTCCGTCCAGTTTCTTCAGAAAAAGCTCCATTAGCGCAGTCCCCCGGAGCGATTCGTGGTCGCACAAGTTACACCCACGGGAGGCATCCTCTCGACAAACTTGCAGAATCGATCCTCTGCCTCCTTGTCTGCGAATTGTACCATGACATGAGCTTTCCAGGCCAGATACATGAAATGGATCAGTTCTCTCACCCATCTCGAACTGCGGCTTGGGAGCCGAGGTAGACTCATTGCCGTACATTGGCTGTTGTGCCTCACGAGTCAGTCCACTCTGCATCTGTAGCGGAAAGTTCAGCAACTGTGACCTACCATGTTGGGCTACGTCCTATCTGTCGTTCAGGATCGGCAAGATCGACCAAAGTAGCAAACTCAGCCTGGGATCGTCGTGATCCTTTAGGTGGCAAATCAAGTGTGTATGAGATGAGTGGCTGAGTCTATATATGGTATCTCGACATAGCTCAGATGCAGATGATAGCGTGGACGGTACGGGTGAAAATGAGGATATCTGAACATTATCATTATGTGCGATTGACGATTTAGTCTTGAGCGGTCGCGTCAACTCGCGTGGTGGAGGCAAATCGAGATTGACGAAGTAGCccgtcctcatcacctTTCGTGAGCCGCCACCCATACACGAACTGAATTGGACTAAAGCGACTTTGATGGTCTGGCAAGGCTTGCTTGAGCATTGTCATGATGGCATCGTGACACTCTTGTCCATCCTCGGGGTGCAGCCAAGTCAACACTGTTCAGATCTCGGGGGGCAAAACAGAGGCATCCGAAGTAGCAATATCCGGAATCTTGATTATTTGAAGAGCGTTGGCTTTCTCTCTGAGGTTGTCACGGTATCGTAAAGTAGGATTCCTGGCTTGACTCATAGTGCCATGTAGTCGCGCTTGACAACGGATCTCGACTTTAGAGAGAATGCTGAGTGGCTGGTAGAAGAGGGGAATGAAAGATTCAACGTTGAACGATGACACCACTATTCACACCTCAGACTGGACACAGTCGACTTGAGCAGCAAATGAGGAGTCGAAGTAGGCCATATCTTCGCGTGGTTGGCAGTCGACCTTCGCACCTGGTTCCCGCCTGAGAATATCGCTTTGCGACCTCCCGGAGCGTACCAGTTGTCTTGCAAAACGTATACTGCACGGGATTGAAGATCATTGTTACGTGAGCGACGAAAGGAGAGCGGAAATCTCGGACATCGAACAATAATACATGATGTTTAGCATGTGTAGTCTTCCTACACGATTTCCACACCCCTGCTCATAGCAGCTTGAGCCAATGTCATGTCCAGTGCCCCTCTCAACTTCATCAGCTCTCTCTGGAATCCCAATTCCCTTTCTATTCGATTTTGCAATTTCCCCATCATTTCGTCCAACGTAGGTGATTGACCAAGAATCGGTGTGTATATATCTGAACAGGACCAAATCAGTGGCTTTTCAAGCAGTACGATAGAATAtgaaaaagaagaaagtCATATGAAGGACGTCGCGGAAACGGTACTCACCGATGATAACACCTGCTACTTCGGAAGCCATTTCCCCAAATCTCGGATCGACAACATGTCGCGCCAAAAATGTCAAGATGGGTTCGAGAGTAACGTCGTCCCGACCCGACAATGCTATTCGTAATGCATCTCGATGTATGAGTTCCTGGATCAAAGCGAATGTCGTTGTCGGCTTGACAGACTGCAACCAAGAGTCATCTGTCAGCAGGCTGCGTATCGAACAGAACGAGGGATCACTCGCCTTTTTGAGTCCCGCATCGAGAGCGGCAGAGTATTTGAACCCTTTCAAGAATTTGTCGAAatctctcaatctcttctGCCGTCTACTCTCCACTCTGAACTCATCTGCAGGTCCAACGACGGGAGCcagatccttcttcttcgctttcaGATGCCCAGTGCCAAAGATCGCCTCCATGTCGGCAAAGTATTCGTAGGCTCCTCTGACGATCGCTGTTGATTTGGCATCTTCACCAGACGCGAGCAGTTCTGAAGCTTTGGGATCACGTCTTCGGACCGATAATGTGCCATCCGTCATTCCTGCCGcaatgtgagtgtcgtcgGGCTACACACGATAAGCGTTCGTTAGCAGATGCAAAGTATTAAATGGGTTTTATGCTCACAGAAACGGCCAGACTGAGGATTGGTGCTGGATATCTCATCGTGTGAACCACCTTCCACTCTTCGACATCATACACCTTGACCATCGTGTCCAATCCACCTGCCAACACTCTTCCCTTTGTCCCATCAAACGTCACGCATGTCACTGTCTTTTGGTGGTTACTCAAGGCCCTCACACACCTCCCTGCCATCGTCATGTCCCAAACCCGTAATATCGGGCCGCCAACACTGACTGCCACATCGCCACTGGGGAACGCTAATACATCCTCTACTGGCGCACCGCCATGTCGCATCGTTATGGTATTTGATGATTCTGGAGGTAATCGCACGTCGTGTAATCGTATCGTAGAATCGTACGATGAAGAGAGTACGAGGGAAGGATTTGTAGGATGATAGATAGCCGATCGAACGTAATCGCTATgtgatgtgagtgttgtcAAGCACTCTTGGGTGGAAAGATCCCAAAGCTTCACAGTGGTGTCATCCGAGGCTGAAAGGACttggggaaggtgaggagagAAATGAGTGACTCGGACGGGCCTATAACATTGTCAGAGCCACCACATGGGAATGTACATTTCAAACTCACTGATTATGCTCTTTCATCGTTCTCAAGACAGCTCGACTGTTCACATCGAAGACCTGCACCacaccatcatccccaCCGGCCACTACCAGCTTACCGTCCCGTCTGAATTCTCCGCCCCTGGCCGTATCCTTGAACCTGGATATCGTCTTTACGACTTTTCCCGTCTTCGGCGCGTATATGAGAACTCGTGTTGAAGATGACACGGCATATCGATGTGGTTTGGTCGGACAGAAGTGGATGTGTGTGATGGACGATGGATGTTTGATGAAAAGGGGATGTCGGAAGGAATGGAAGTGACGAGAATGCGGGGTGGTGGTCGATTGTTGACGAGGGGCGGAAGGGAGAGTgcggaggggaaggaagtcCATGAtgcgggtgagtgagacTCAGAGCTCGAGTGCCTCTTGGCTCGTTGATGTCGTATGTGTAGTCCTCTCTGCGATGGTCTATGATCTGTCCATCGAGGTGCAATTGTCGTGGAGATACTGTTGATAATCTATTGAATAGTACTCGCCTCACATCGATatgaaagagaagaatggCCTCCACACCCGAAATCTGCTCTGCTCAAAGACGAACCAACCGGGAGAAAAGACAATAAATACAGGTGGAAGAAATTTCCCATTCCCTCGGTTGATCTGGCCACGTGCTTTTGTTCCCGCTTTTCCGGTGTCGTGATCGAGTTGAGTTCGAGATTTCCGAAtccaatctctctctctgtgcatcatcatcataaAAGTCAAGAGTCCAACTGCAAATTCGAATGTCATCGACTCAATAACAttaccttcttcttcttgactcATAGCCTTCAACGCAAGATTCTGTCAAATCAATACACTGCAACgatcctccatctcgttCAAAGCCTTCACGACAATCGATAACAGCGACAGAGTCAGCCGAGCAAAGGTAGAGAGCCCTACTCATACGCCACTCATCACAAAACACCCATGTCCGCTTCAATCCCTGTGCCTGCTCGAGAGAGGACAGCTTCGGTGTCTGCTTCCGATCCTCCTAGCTCGTGAGTCGTTACGCTCCCTCCGCCCTGTGACTCCTCGTCGTATCATCGACAGCCACTCTgcatcacatcacatcGCTCTTGGCGCGACATCGAAGGAACGTGTGTGTTTCTCCAGTCTGCCGAGCTGTTGGCCTGCTCGCTCTCGCGCTCGGACTCGAGCAGCTCTGTTTCACTTTGCCTTCTCCGCTTTTCTGTTGTCTGTCCGCTCTATGGTACTGTAAACTGACGTTCTGATACTGTTAGCATCCCTATTCCCGCCAACACACGTGGCATCCCCGCATCTTCATTTGGTCCCCAGTCCCCCGGTGCTGGCACCTCACCTCGAGGGTACTCTGCCAGCTTCTCCACGTCTCCCTCCGCCAGCCATCTCCGTGGAAACTCGCTCGGTTCTGCCTTCCATGGGATCGCCCGACAGTTGACCGCTTTCCTCCCTCCAAACTATACTCTTTCAGAAGAGCCagaggatcaggagaagagacagGGTACCACAAAGATCCTGCTCTTGGAAAATATCAACCTCGATGCGGCCGAGTTCTTGAAGAAGCAGGGCTACGAAGTACGTCCTGTCTCACTCATCCTTCGCGATAAACATCCTGACAATACACACAGGTGGATCACGTTACAAAGGCTTACTCTGAGGAAGAGCTCATTGCCAAGCTACCCAACTACCAGGCGATCGGTATCAGGTCCAAGACCAAGATCACCCAGAGAGTCATCGACGCGAACCCTCAAGTGAGTTGCAGTCCAAGATTGTATCGGACACTTCCGGCTTACCCCTGTTGTAGCTTCTTGTCATTGGCTGTTTCTGTATTGGAACGAATCAAGTCGACCTTGACCATGCTGCTAAGCGTGGTATTGCCGTTTTCAACTCGCCTTACGCCAACTCTCGTTCCGTTGCGGAGCTCGTCATCTCAGAAATCATTGCCCTCTCTCGACAGATCGTTGACCGAACACATGAGATGCGAGCTGGTATCTGGAACAAGCTTTCCAAGAACTGTTGGGAGGTCCGAGGAAAGACTTTGGGCATTGTCGGTTACGGTCATATCGGTTCTCAGCTATCTGTCCTTGCTGAAGCTTTCGGTATGACCGTCATCTACTACGACGTCATCCCTATCATGCCTTTGGGTACCGCTCGACAGGTCGAGACTCTGGGCGAACTGCTTTCAAGAGCAGACTTTGTCACTCTTCATGTTCCCGAGATTCAGGACACCATTGGTATGATGGGTGAAGCTGAGTTTGCTCAAATGAAGACCGGAtctttcttcatcaacaacgCTCGAGGACGAGTCGTCGATCTCTCGGCTCTTGCTTCTGCTCTCGAGTCTGGTCACCTCGCAGGAGCAGCTGTTGATGTATTCCCCAAGGAACCCGGAGCCAATGGACCGGGTTTCAACGAGACTCTTGGCGAATTCATTCCTCGACTCCGAAATGTTCCTaacctcatcctcaccccTCACATCGGTGGATCCACCGAGGAGGCTCAACGAGCTATCGGTTCAGAGGTCTCAACGGCTTTGGCTAGATATCTCAATTACGGCACTTCCCTTGGAGCTGTCAACTTCCCCGAGGTCGATCTCCGAGCTATCACCACCTCTGACGAGAGACATATCCGTGTCTGTCACGTACACAGGAACGAGCCTGGTGTGTTGAGGGGAATCAACAATATCTTGGCCGATCACAATATCGAGAAGCAATACTCTGATTCCAAGGGAGATATTGCGTACCTCATGGCGGACATCAGTGGCGtaggtgaagaagaggtcgtgGGGATATACAATGCTATCAAGAACACGAGGGCTAATATTCTTACGAGATTGCTTTGTGAGTGGTTGAGATAATACGCATCAGGAATGGTTGAGCTAACAGTGAGAGATGCAGATTAAAAGCAGCGATGTCGAATGGTGAAGTGAGAAGAAGTACGAAAGCATACAAAAATCGGATCTGGTGTAGCTCATCCTCCCTTTGTGGACCGTAATCATATATCTTTTTGTCATGTCAGTTCATCCTGATGCATATCCCTGATCATTGAGTGCGCGCCTTCGCCCGGTTCTCGAAGTGCTTGCGGGGTTAGCGTGTGACGTTGTGTTCACAGGACATGAGATACGGGACGTTGACAATGTGCGCAAGTACCGTATGAACGAATTGCGGCTGTCTACTTTGACTACTGGTTATTGCCCTGGAAGAGTCATATCCGCCCCACCGTTATCGTACTCGTCATTACCTTCCGCGAAgacctcatcgtcttctccatATTCATCGACCTGTTCACCCAAtacatcttctcttctcctcggcaTTCCATTCCCATCATAGCCACCTTCGGCATTACCGCCCAGGCCGAAGTTCCTCTCATCTTGATCATCGTGTACTTTCCGTCCCATCACTCCTCCCGGGCCCGGTCCGATCGccccatcatcctccccttcgtcatcttcttcttcatcatcatcatcatcatcatcatcatcatcatcatcgaaatcgtcttcgtcatcatctgaAAGAGTGCCCTTATACGACATGAAGGCATTCAATCTCCCCAATCTCTCGGCTCTAGatatctcatcttcttccggGTGATCTTGACCGAGGAACCGCGGAGGCAGGCTGGACGACGAAGCGAGTGGACGGGCGGAGCGTGGTTTaggcgatgaggagcgGGTTTGGTCGAGGGTCAGATGGGAGAGAGCAAGCGTCGTGGCGTTTTGATAATCTCTCTCGGAGAGATGGAGCGTCTGGTCGATGGGTCTGAGACGAGCAGGCCGTCAGCTATGGTTCAAGGCAATGGGCccgatgagatgaggataGGAAACAGAATAAAGGTACTCGGAGCCAAAGCTGCACTGCAAGACTGCTGACTAGGTCCACAAATGGGGAAGCACTCGCATACTCGGGAAGAACTgacgacactcacaagatCAACCCGTTCTTGGCCAACatcccctccccctctttTATACTCTGGatcaccctcctcttcccggatctcatcccttccGATCCCCTCCTGAGCCCACCATCCACCGGCACCGGCCCACCCTGCTCCAGATCTTCCAACTTTACACCATCCAGTCCTTGTTCCAGGACCAATTCCCTCTCGCGGGATAATAATGCTTCTCTGGCAAATACCAGTTTGTCCCTTATCGATTCAGGTCCTTCACCACCGCCAAAACTGTTATGGCTAAcggtggaagagctggCACCGCGACTTGGCGAAGTTATAGTGGGAGTGGATGGTCCATCTattgatgaagaggaggaagaagaggcaaATAAGGGGGATGATAGTAATGCGTTGTTCCGTTTAAGACGATCACGGACTTCGGCTAATGTCAGAGAGGAAATCTCGTCGTTTGAAGCAGAAGGGAGCGAAGACCTCGATCGTCGTGGTGGTGGCATCGTGGCTCGTCtacgagagaagaggaggaatgagTGTTGTTGAGCGTTGTGGACCAGTTGAGCTGGCCACTATCGTGAGATGCCTGCAGTGGAATTCGTCTCGTGGAAAGATGTCGAGCGACACGATGTAACGTTGCCAGGTGCGGAGTTGAGTGATGATGTACTCTGACAGCGAAGAGGAGTTCAAGGGTGGAGGACGTTCATTGTGGTGCAGTCGAACCAGCTGATGATATGTTGAACCACGTGGTTGTTGTGGCGCGTGCGTTACATCTTCACCCTCTGTCCAGAAATCAGGCAGACATGAGGGAGAGCGCCAATCGGATGACAGAGTGCTCGGAATCTATACTGTGAAGGCTCCGACCTAAACATGGCCATCATGATACATTACTTCCACATATAGATTCTGTCGTCAAATATATGTCCCATATCAACGCTTCTTTCCTCAGACGTCCCTTTTCACACCTTCTCGCTCATTGGTCCTCCTCGGTGTTCTCGAACAAGAAATTGGCGGCCAATTCTTCGTTCTTGTCGCAGAGCATGTAGGCTTGAAGCACCATCTGACGGTCAAAGCCCAGAGCCTCAAGCTGGAAACGGGCATTCTTCGATCAGCCCAGAAATGAGAACAAGCCAGTGAAAACGAATACTCACTCTTTCGACCGCAGCAGCTTCCTCTTGCGTAAGGTTCACCTGCATGACTTGCTGACCACCGTaatcatcctcgtcatctccctctccagcCGGGCCAGCACCGAGAAGGTCATAAAGAGCTTGGGGGTTCTGGGTGATGATCTGAGCGAGTTGAGGATTTGAGGCAGCGATTTGCTGCAGTAAGGGTTGAATGAGAGCAGGATTTTGTTGGACCAACTATGATATGCCATCCCACATGAGTCTCGAGAACAACATTGGGGtcaacgactcacctctcgaAGTTGTTGGAGTTGGGGCGCACCTTCGAGACCTCCAAGACCACGGGCGGCACCGGCAGCGGCACCAGGACCGCCACCAAGACCAGCAGGAACACCAGCGGGTGCGCCTCGATCTCGTTGCACTGTAGAATATCAGCATGCGATATCGCTTTATCGAAACAGATCCCGCTTACTAGCAGCTTCAGCGGCCTGCAGACAAAGAATGGAATTAGCTGAACCCGCTTCAAGGAGTGGGGAGTGTACTCACGGCAAACAAGTTCTCGGCGCTTCCTGGCGCAGAAGTTTGCGGTGCGGGTGCTTGGGGAGCAGCAGTTTGAGCGGGGGCAGCAGCGGGGGCAGGAACAGCAGCAAGTGCTGGAGCGGCCTGCGGGAAAGTCAATGACCCGGTACTTGACTTAAACAGAGACGGGACGCACAGCAGGGGGAGCAGCCTGAAATAGATACAACGTAAGCATCGCCACCGATCACACATGTTTGACGGACTTACAGCTGGAGGCGCAGCCGGTTGTCCCATACCCTCGACTTGAGGGATGTTACCCTGTGGATGTAAACTTGTtagccactcacatccagTGGCATGTTGTGGTCACACGTACACTCATCAAGTACTCGACAGCCCTATCAGGATTGTTGAAACTCGCTCTCAAAGCCCTGACTACCAAATCTCGCTCGAAACCCATCTCGACCATTCCCTCAATCGCCTGTTGGAGTGCCGATCCGGTCACTGAAAGCGGCATCTGTGGGTCAGCATCTGGGAGCTGAAGCCAAGCTGCGACTCACCGAAAGAACCCCCCAAGCCAGACTCAACAGCAGTGGATTCGGCAGCTTGCGCAGAAGAGGTTTCAGTAGAGGCAGGAGCTGGCTCAGCAACGGGAGCGGCGGGAGTCTCGGCAGGAGCGGGCGCAGCAGGAGTAGCGACAGGGATTGTAGGGGTCGAACTTGAagcggcggcggcggcagGAGCTGCTTTGGGCTACAGTTATAATAATCCGATCAGCTTGCGAGTAAAGTAAGAATCGTATTGGCGATTAGAAAGGGCATACCTTGGCGACCATcacgacgaggaagtccttctccttgattTTGAGAGACTCGACAGTAGCAGCATCATTGAGGATCTTACCTGAATAATGGATGACATAGTCAGCTCACCAAAACCTCGACGGACAAAAGTCAAGTGACTCACCAGAGTAAATGAGCTTCTGGTTCTCAGCTGGGAAGGTCTGTGTCTCCTGGATCTTTTTCTTCAGATCGCCAACCTGAGAAGCCCGAAATCAGTCCATGATAAATTCATGACTTTGCGCGTTGTCTGACATACCGTCTCGGAGGTCTCGGCGTCGACTGTGAACAACTGTGATACAACACGGGGAGGAGGTCAGCAAATGGCAAGTGAGCTGGAGGTGGACAAACGACGCACCTTGTTCTGGACGGTCTTGAAGGTGatcttgaccatcgtgTCAGGTATGCGTGTGTCCGttgtgaagaagatggagtggGGCTCGACAGTGACAGAGAACAGTCGACCGAAATGACACTCATTAGAAGCCATGCATGCATTCATTGGGGGGTGATCGAGTGGACCAACGACGCGAGGCCCTTCCGTCAtagcagaggaagagccGGAACCAAATATATCGGGCAGGAAAGGGTCATTCAGCAAAGATAAGCCACATGGGGAACGACTTGACTCTTCCTGGAAAATAGCGAGAGTATCGGACTTTACTTAAAACCGAAGACTAATCACAGGTGCCACATCTGTACCCTGCTTCCATCCGCCTCCTTGCTTACAATGGTCGGTGCAAGACTCCATCCGGTGTAGTGTTTGTACCCTTTGCCTGGTCGCGGTCCAGCTCTgcctcctctctcccctgCGCCAGTGGACAGTGTTCCAGTTCAAGCTTTCATCGAATTCGTACCAATCTTTTGCTTACAagtccttcttcaaccaTCAAGCTCTTTTCATTTCAATCTCTGTACGTTTTCAACACCACATCAATCAGCTGTATTGGAACTCGAAACTAACGTCTGTGGTCTATATAGAAAATggcttcctcttcgtcgaagATCCGAGCCTTCGAGCTCCAGTCCAAGTGCGTATGCCCAACCACCATCGATCCACATAATTCCGAGAAACAACCAGGAGAAGCACACGTCGGGGAGAATGAtcggatggaggaggacaaggatcACAGCTGATGATTGTTGATGACTGTTTTAGGAGCAAGTCGGACCTCTTGACTCAACTCAACGAACTCAAGACCGAGCTCGCTTCTTTGAGGGTTCAGAAGATTGCCGGTGGTTCCGCCAGCAAGTTGACCAAGATGTGGGTATCGGGATGGGTTCTACATGGGTGTCTGTGGAGATTGcgagtcgaggagaaggtggacaTGGAAGGACGATGGAAGGTGGATTTGGATCTGCGTGAGACGTAGGGGAGTGAAGGATGGCTAGTTGGAGAGAAGTCATGGGAAA
The nucleotide sequence above comes from Kwoniella newhampshirensis strain CBS 13917 chromosome 8, whole genome shotgun sequence. Encoded proteins:
- a CDS encoding phosphoglycerate dehydrogenase; the encoded protein is MSASIPVPARERTASVSASDPPSSIPIPANTRGIPASSFGPQSPGAGTSPRGYSASFSTSPSASHLRGNSLGSAFHGIARQLTAFLPPNYTLSEEPEDQEKRQGTTKILLLENINLDAAEFLKKQGYEVDHVTKAYSEEELIAKLPNYQAIGIRSKTKITQRVIDANPQLLVIGCFCIGTNQVDLDHAAKRGIAVFNSPYANSRSVAELVISEIIALSRQIVDRTHEMRAGIWNKLSKNCWEVRGKTLGIVGYGHIGSQLSVLAEAFGMTVIYYDVIPIMPLGTARQVETLGELLSRADFVTLHVPEIQDTIGMMGEAEFAQMKTGSFFINNARGRVVDLSALASALESGHLAGAAVDVFPKEPGANGPGFNETLGEFIPRLRNVPNLILTPHIGGSTEEAQRAIGSEVSTALARYLNYGTSLGAVNFPEVDLRAITTSDERHIRVCHVHRNEPGVLRGINNILADHNIEKQYSDSKGDIAYLMADISGVGEEEVVGIYNAIKNTRANILTRLLCEWLR
- a CDS encoding UV excision repair protein Rad23, with the translated sequence MVKITFKTVQNKLFTVDAETSETVGDLKKKIQETQTFPAENQKLIYSGKILNDAATVESLKIKEKDFLVVMVAKPKAAPAAAAASSSTPTIPVATPAAPAPAETPAAPVAEPAPASTETSSAQAAESTAVESGLGGSFVTGSALQQAIEGMVEMGFERDLVVRALRASFNNPDRAVEYLMSGNIPQVEGMGQPAAPPAAAPPAAAPALAAVPAPAAAPAQTAAPQAPAPQTSAPGSAENLFAAAEAAMQRDRGAPAGVPAGLGGGPGAAAGAARGLGGLEGAPQLQQLRELVQQNPALIQPLLQQIAASNPQLAQIITQNPQALYDLLGAGPAGEGDDEDDYGGQQVMQVNLTQEEAAAVERLEALGFDRQMVLQAYMLCDKNEELAANFLFENTEEDQ